A region of Salvelinus alpinus chromosome 6, SLU_Salpinus.1, whole genome shotgun sequence DNA encodes the following proteins:
- the LOC139578357 gene encoding C2 calcium-dependent domain-containing protein 4C-like, whose product MWVLDKIRGSVETTVLRRGENGDKDGNTPVYSNVLTPDKIPDFFIPPKLVCCPPEPETLDVVKPKEGLRPSASEQTIGSKKISSPRSPRLVAKLAGDTKNLLRAANRHIIQIESADDVVAEDTNADPQSQTAMSLPYVPKTQTSYGFATLMESPHTRRKESLFHCDQTSPLTSPNSQRKGKSSVSECNHLNPPDFNASHNPYRYFSGGESDTCSSAESSPFNSPLLSRSASLLKVFTHETQAKVVKAKRTFARHSSLSTDECSSTEPSPNVLRRLHSSSLHGGGPSDREHTVNLHKGGRVRLSADYDAGTARLRIRILAAEELYDKMYDIKSINCCVSLYLNPGKLQKQRSTIIKNSRNPVFNEDFFFDSVTSVQVKNLAVKIKVVNKGTSLKRDTLLGEREIPLGKLLHGL is encoded by the coding sequence ATGTGGGTTCTGGACAAGATCCGTGGGTCAGTAGAGACCACTGTTCTCCGGCGGGGGGAGAATGGCGACAAGGACGGCAATACTCCAGTCTACAGCAACGTCCTCACCCCTGATAAGATCCCTGACTTCTTCATTCCCCCCAAGCTGGTCTGCTGCCCCCCAGAGCCTGAGACCCTGGACGTCGTCAAGCCCAAGGAGGGGCTGCGGCCCTCGGCCTCTGAGCAGACCATTGGCAGTAAGAAAATCAGCAGCCCTCGCAGCCCGCGTCTGGTTGCCAAGCTGGCTGGAGACACCAAGAACCTGTTGAGGGCCGCCAACCGTCACATTATCCAGATAGAGAGCGCTGATGACGTGGTGGCAGAGGACACAAACGCTGACCCTCAGTCTCAGACCGCTATGTCACTGCCCTACGTCCCCAAGACCCAGACTTCCTATGGTTTTGCCACTTTGATGGAGAGCCCCCACACCCGCCGCAAGGAGTCCCTTTTCCACTGTGACCAGACCAGCCCCCTGACCTCTCCCAACTCCCAGAGGAAGGGGAAGAGCAGCGTTAGCGAATGCAACCACCTCAACCCCCCTGACTTCAACGCCTCTCACAACCCGTACCGCTACTTTAGTGGAGGGGAGAGTGATACCTGTTCCTCGGCTGAGTCCTCTCCCTTCAACTCCCCACTTCTCTCCCGCTCTGCCTCGCTGCTCAAAGTCTTCACCCACGAGACACAGGCCAAGGTGGTGAAAGCCAAGAGGACGTTTGCCCGCCACAGCTCCTTGTCCACAGACGAGTGCAGCTCGACCGAGCCCAGTCCCAACGTGCTGCGGCGGCTCCACTCCTCTTCACTCCATGGCGGTGGGCCGTCGGACCGGGAGCACACAGTCAACCTACACAAGGGTGGCAGGGTGAGGCTCAGCGCCGACTACGATGCTGGCACGGCCCGCCTGCGCATCCGCATTCTGGCTGCCGAAGAGCTCTACGACAAGATGTACGACATTAAGAGTATCAACTGCTGCGTGTCACTGTACCTCAACCCTGGCAAGCTGCAGAAACAGAGGAGCACTATCATCAAGAACAGCCGAAATCCTGTGTTCAACGAGGACTTCTTCTTTGACTCTGTGACCTCAGTGCAGGTGAAGAACCTAGCAGTGAAGATCAAGGTGGTGAATAAGGGCACCAGCCTGAAGAGAGACActctgctgggggagagagagatcccTCTGGGGAAGCTGCTCCATGGCCTCTAG